GCTATCAATCGAGTCTGATCCCATTGAACGCCCCGTAAAAGACCCAAAATCTCGGGCGCGCAGATTTTTCGGGCTGAATCTGGAGCTTGATTATCGTTTACACCGGATTGAGAGTCGTGCCAGAACCGCACGCCCATCAAAACAGGCAGATGAGGTACGTCCGGCCGGACGACAGATTTATCTGAAGGCGAACTGCGCGCCATGCTGTTGCCTGCGGTACGATTGCGGTGGTTTACCCGCTTGAGTGCCTCAGCTCCCCCTGTGATAATGTGCATATGAAAAATATCACAGTCACAGTGCCTGATGAAGTCCATCGACGCGCTCGTATCAGGGCGGCGGAGCAGGAGACTTCGATTTCGGCGTTGGTGCGCCGATTCCTGATCGAGTTCGCCGAAGGCGAGAGCGATTTCGAACGACGTAAACGGCTGCAAGAGCGGACCATCGAATCGATCCAAGCTTTTCGGGCCGGCGACCGTCTGAATCGCGAGGATGTCCACGACCGTGCGGTTCGTTGATACCAACGTTCTGCTGTATGCGATCAGCACGGCGAACGGAGAGCGGCAGAAGGCGGAACGTGCGCTGGCGATCCTCGATTCGGAGGATCTCGCTCTCTCCGTGCAGGTTCTGCAGGATTTCTATGCACAGGCGACTCGGATCTCCAAACCGGATCGTTTGATGCACGAACAGGCCGTGGCGCTGATCGAATCGTGGTTGAGATTCCGCGTGCAGGAGGTATCCGTATCGATTCTCAGGAACGCGCTCGTGACGCGATCGCGGTGGGAGATCTCGTATTGGGACGCGGCAATTATTGAAGCGGCCCGTGCGGCGGATTGCGATA
The sequence above is drawn from the Gammaproteobacteria bacterium genome and encodes:
- a CDS encoding PIN domain-containing protein; translation: MSTTVRFVDTNVLLYAISTANGERQKAERALAILDSEDLALSVQVLQDFYAQATRISKPDRLMHEQAVALIESWLRFRVQEVSVSILRNALVTRSRWEISYWDAAIIEAARAADCDTVLSEDLQDGMDFGGVRVFNPFRSTESD